A single Anopheles funestus chromosome 2RL, idAnoFuneDA-416_04, whole genome shotgun sequence DNA region contains:
- the LOC125761471 gene encoding cilia- and flagella-associated protein 58, with product MDQIEESGEDSQAPESTFEDDLVPKEITDEFFEELCSKANLTVKDLQGNGQYGLAEDFQKLLITGQNLRQQLIEEQDRIAKMQDEVSAASGRVAQAMQLSQRDQDTIQTLKSEIQDAWKRADAAQTREQNVQEAMNQMREKLEKLHAESDRYGDRDDDVGSTMNKHKEGILRERDRLYVEVEELNRRLHTQRLYMEELEQKCFESETKVKELYKVLDETSNEAFRDKRQLESLQTQHTEVTAELATKTEEAKHFKALSESNHKTIVQQSMQMAAIRTNYERVMTTSNLTQVKLAKSQADYDNMVQLKEKVTNELNTKVNILKLKEDENNKFRLENAKLLKTRELLQKRIQTIEATKGTLDQEVAKFKNTIVTFEKERDASKKSFDVARKQVDAMLRERDLVRKDLVKATKTISDQTEQMTLLDKHQKTLENEIKAHQAAAQKQLTLMLKVEKDRDRNAEEVQNLSDRIEQLNEDLLYKQNLIGELREKLKECEAKLFQCQNLLEITRGERNIFERDLMTCSKETESLKERLKNAIRTVDQLKEENANKIADLFKANKTIDKVEKEKQSLKTDVQNISIALQHSKSELSEKTNENARLNKTLSDDATNMTRLKKQLEGAINEKDLVKVQLTQRVEEINNLTEKLNMLNMALDRGENQYRDRLDDIRLLKIEISNLRSQRNLLTRGLANTADMRQEVLQLNRVLNQERVKARALEDEMLTPMNVHRWRKLSGKDPEKMDLIVKVQTLQRRVLYQSVTVSEQEKTLQQSEKMYDALKEVVEKLPSHKVKERLSATQRALTARTKKLKALAAEIRIKELDCKSKDCTLEQLKQALLDTKKELVKEKREKIKLVENIRGHRADGPPLTGANTSSDIIVIRTTSQTAHTSSYRTLGSGFKAIC from the exons ATGGATCAAATAGAGGAAAGTGGTGAAGATTCGCAGGCACCGGAATCCACCTTCGAGGATGATCTGGTGCCGAAAGAAATTACGGATGAATTTTTCGAGGAGCTGTGCTCCAAAGCTAATCTG ACTGTGAAAGATCTGCAAGGAAATGGGCAGTATGGGTTAGCGGAAGACTTCCAGAAATTACTCATTACGGGTCAAAATTTGCGTCAGCAGCTAATCGAAGAGCAGGACCGAATCGCAAAAATGCAGGACGAAGTTTCGGCCGCCTCGGGACGGGTGGCACAGGCAATGCAACTTTCCCAGCGTGACCAGGACACCATCCAGACGCTGAAATCGGAAATTCAGGATGCGTGGAAGCGTGCCGATGCTGCCCAAACGCGCGAACAAAACGTACAGGAAGCGATGAATCAGATGCGAGAGAAGCTGGAAAAACTACATGCCGAAAGTGATCGTTACGGTGATCGGGACGATGA TGTCGGTTCGACGATGAACAAACATAAGGAGGGTATCTTGCGCGAGCGCGATCGCTTGTATGTGGAGGTAGAAGAGCTGAACCGTCGTCTCCACACGCAACGCTTGTACATGGAGGAGCTGGAACAGAAATGCTTCGAGTCGGAAACAAAGGTGAAGGAGCTATACAAGGTGCTGGATGAAACGTCGAACGAAGCGTTTCGGGACAAGCGCCAGCTCGAGAGCCTGCAAACACAGCACACCGAAGTTACCGCAGAGCTAGCAACGAAAACGGAGGAAGCAAAGCATTTCAAAGCACTTTCAGAATCGAACCACAAAACCATCGTACAGCAGAGCATGCAAATGGCAGCGATACGCACGAACTATGAGCGTGTTATGACCACCAGCAATCTTACCCAGGTGAAGCTGGCCAAATCCCAAGCGGACTATGATAATATGGTGCAGCTGAAGGAAAAGGTGACGAACGAGCTGAACACGAAGGTGAACATTTTGAAGCTGAAAGAagacgaaaacaacaaatttcggTTGGAAAATGCTAAGCTGCTAAAGACGCGAGAGTTGCTACAGAAGCGTATACAAACAATCGAAGCAACAAAGGGAACACTGGATCAGGAAGTGGCCAAATTTAA GAATACGATCGTGACATTTGAGAAAGAGCGGGACGCTTCTAAAAAATCATTCGATGTGGCACGTAAGCAAGTCGATGCAATGCTCCGGGAACGAGATCTGGTTCGAAAAGATCTTGTAAAGGCGACTA AAACAATTTCCGACCAAACGGAACAAATGACACTGCTCGATAAGCACCAGAAAACGTTGGAGAACGAAATCAAAGCACACCAGGCCGCGGCCCAAAAGCAGCTAACGCTAATGCTCAAGGTAGAGAAAGATCGGGACCGGAATGCGGAAGAGGTCCAGAATCTGTCGGACAGAATCGAGCAGCTGAACGAGGATTTGCTGTACAAGCAGAATCTGATCGGTGAGTTGCGCGAAAAGCTGAAGGAATGTGAAGCAAAGCTGTTCCAGTGTCAAAACCTGCTGGAAATTACCCGTGGCGAGCGTAACATTTTCGAGCGCGATTTGATGACCTGCAGCAAAGAGACGGAAAGTTTGAAGGAACGGTTGAAAAATGCGATCCGCACGGTGGATCAGCTGAAGGAGGAAAATGCCAACAAGATAGCGGACCTGTTCAAAGCGAACAAAACGATCGATAAGGTGGAAAAGGAGAAGCAATCGCTTAAAACCGACGTGCAGAACATAAGCATCGCATTGCAACATTCGAAATCGGAGCTGAGCGAAAAGACGAACGAAAATGCACGGCTTAATAAAACACTTTCG GACGATGCAACAAATATGACGCGTTTGAAAAAACAACTGGAGGGAGCCATCAACGAGAAGGATCTTGTAAAGGTGCAGCTTACCCAGCGCGTGGAAGAGATCAACAATCTGACGGAAAAGTTAAACATGCTTAACATGGCACTGGACCGCGGGGAAAACCAGTACCGTGACCGTTTGGATGACATTCGGCTGCTAAAGATTGAGATTAGCAATTTGCGTTCGCAGCGCAATCTACTAACACGCGGACTTGCTAATACGGCCGACATGCGGCAGGAAGTGTTGCAGCTAAATCGTGTGTTGAATCAGGAACGCGTGAAGGCACGTGCACTGGAGGACGAAATGTTGACACCGATGAATGTGCACCGTTGGCGCAAGTTGAGCGGCAAGGATCCGGAAAAGATGGACCTTATTGTGAAGGTGCAAACGCTGCAGCGCCGTGTACTGTACCAGTCGGTGACGGTGTCGGAGCAGGAGAAAACACTTCAACAGTCGGAGAAAATGTACGATGCGCTGAAGGAGGTGGTAGAGAAACTGCCCAGCCATAAGGTCAAGGAACGGTTGTCCGCTACCCAACGGGCGTTGACTGCGCGCACAAAGAAGCTGAAGGCACTTGCAGCAGAAATACGCATCAAGGAACTCGACTGCAAATCGAAAGATTGTACACTggagcagctgaagcaggCACTGCTGGATACAAAGAAGGAACTGGTAAAAGAG AAGcgtgaaaaaataaagctcGTCGAGAATATCCGTGGCCATCGGGCGGATGGTCCTCCCCTAACGGGGGCCAACACGAGCAGTGATATCATCGTAATACGTACGACCAGCCAAACTGCCCACACATCCAGCTATCGTACGCTCGGTTCGGGGTTTAAGGCAATCTGTTAA
- the LOC125761470 gene encoding lateral signaling target protein 2 homolog encodes MDSLRKWLNKPKADDKSLLARFYHADRALTAIASELDSFDGRAEPVRCTRLVSRLRQGQDRVLAITNQIMDELLGDDRAQRAFRVKFPEEVLQESLAGQLWFGAECLAAGSSILNREAESAKMRPLAKAVTKSLEIVRNRLREQCLRNNTPNSPTLRLDFNDAATEQLYESLKIFDRLFAEFELVYVSAMVQVKTKQEYEMQELICVLFSETLQRALKIGLLEQEQVDSYDPALMFSIPRLAIIAGLVIFRDGPLNMDQPADNISEIFRPFRKLLIKMRDLLHTLTKHELYQLEKLLCTNEEISASEQLICDEKNGGGGDGGNAVSGEGVRDFDAHEPVGESKEHVVIVTTTTITTTNATNAAADGQTDGNVASEGDKSLHIVSQGYEVSTSSDLNGTGSNGNNAECCSTSRAKNQHNQRHLRQRSESRPSSQVAKPAGSRYGGDDNIPEVDEDNNNHIQKEADDDEEEDDEGDNDPNMKDGLVTTDCASGYLIPNTNFGNLLQTNEAPLTDSFIATDDELRLLNTDVASPSTVTQANIESILTSADSSGQQKLVDSDSGHGTASHSTDMSPELDTERTVATGKVEQTNDTAGEPLSTVVAQTNTNKSVRKRSRSGSMHKAPEISESSSEDEEADVDEPDDVDADDDEDEEEGEEIIYPEGLTFVVGGPAKDYTLYDVTKGISARPSSSQTKQPQYSNHRKQSHHRPRASTSTSSTYRKPHQAHQHHHHHHHHHHHSYAAATEATSSVASTTTTGKNATNGSTRHSRMQQQQHQRSSSSSCDTSPTQSECSDVQEVVLAIRAVGRNNFQTTENLLHRLFVCIAGVADQLQTNFAADLRKMLKSVFIMNSSPPEPEEPPDANANEEESKDNHHNPSDLFEFRASEQDVITADQQNHSGGSSQSIYSAEEANPEQDSVFASSGDSSPVRRTTSVEGRNVTVNVSVSVVASSPGGGASSGHSSTGSARTAQERSVSLSEACIVVEGGKATAGTRRHSASGSKSDYGRSRSSPNSPTNSNSNSGCGNHHGSGHTTTTTTTSSSGRDLHIEQHQSQRRMPEEPPRWIPDCDAPRCMSCASAFTPFRRRHHCRNCGGVFCGVCSNLSKPLPKYGLTKAVRVCRDCYIHEVGV; translated from the exons GCTGACGACAAATCGCTTCTGGCACGATTTTATCATGCTGATCGTGCACTGACAGCGATTGCAAGCGAACTGGACAGTTTCGATGGACGTGCAGAGCCCGTCCGTTGTACACGACTTGTTAGCCGACTTCGCCAAGGCCAG GACCGCGTTTTGGCGATCACCAATCAAATCATGGACGAGTTGCTCGGTGACGATCGGGCACAGCGTGCCTTTCGCGTGAAATTCCCCGAGGAGGTGCTGCAGGAAAGTTTGGCCGGGCAGCTGTGGTTCGGTGCGGAGTGTTTAGCAGCCGGCTCGTCGATACTGAACCGCGAGGCCGAGTCGGCGAAGATGCGTCCGCTCGCAAAAGCGGTTACCAAGAGTCTCGAGATAGTGCGGAATCGCCTACGAGAGCAGTGCCTTCGCAACAACACTCCAAACAGTCCCACCTTGCGGCTGGACTTTAACGATGCTGCTACCGAGCAGCTGTACGAAAGCCTAAAGATATTCGATCGTCTGTTTGCCGAGTTTGAGCTGGTGTACGTCAGTGCAATGGTGCAGGTGAAAACGAAGCAGGAGTACGAGATGCAAGAATTGATCTGCGTACTGTTTTCGGAAACGCTTCAGCGCGCATTAAAGATTGGTTTGCTCGAGCAGGAACAGGTGGATTCGTACGATCCTGCACTAATGTTTTCTATTCCCCGGTTGGCCATAATCGCCGGGCTGGTAATCTTTCGCGATGGGCCACTAAATATGGATCAGCCGGCAGATAACATTTCGGAGATATTTCGACCGTTCCGTAAGCTGCTGATAAAGATGCGTGATTTGTTGCACACGCTGACAAAGCACGAGCTGTACCAGCTGGAGAAGCTGCTCTGCACAAACGAAGAGATCAGTGCGAGCGAACAATTGATCTGTGATGAAaagaatggtggtggtggcgatgGTGGTAATGCTGTCAGCGGTGAAGGTGTACGAGATTTCGATGCACACGAGCCGGTGGGTGAAAGCAAGGAGCATGTGGTGATTGTAACGACGACCACCATCACGACGACGAACGCGACAAATGCTGCTGCCGATGGGCAGACGGATGGGAACGTTGCTAGTGAAGGTGATAAAAGTTTGCATATAGTTAGTCAAGGTTATGAGGTGAGCACTAGCAGCGATCTGAACGGTACTGGCAGCAATGGCAACAATGCGGAATGCTGTAGCACCAGCAGAGCGAAGAATCAGCACAATCAAAGGCATTTGCGACAGAGGTCGGAATCGCGACCATCCTCACAGGTGGCGAAACCGGCCGGCAGTAGGTACGGGGGAGACGACAATATACCGGAGGTGGACGAAGACAATAACAATCACATACAGAAAGAAGCGGACGACGACGAGGAGGAAGACGACGAAGGTGACAACGATCCGAACATGAAGGATGGGCTGGTCACTACAGACTGTGCTTCGGGATACCTGATAccaaacaccaactttggcaaTTTGTTACAGACGAACGAAGCACCGCTGACGGACAGTTTTATTGCGACGGATGACGAACTGCGGCTCCTCAATACCGACGTAGCGTCGCCATCGACGGTGACGCAAGCCAACATAGAAAGCATTCTGACGAGTGCCGATTCGAGCGGCCAGCAAAAGCTAGTGGATTCCGATTCCGGCCATGGTACGGCAAGTCACAGCACCGATATGTCCCCGGAGCTGGATACCGAACGTACGGTGGCAACGGGCAAAGTGGAACAAACGAATGACACCGCTGGTGAACCATTGTCGACGGTGGTAGCGCAAACTAATACGAACAAATCCGTTCGCAAACGATCGAGAAGTGGTAGTATGCACAAGGCTCCTGAAATTAGTGAATCTTCGAGTGAAGATGAGGAGGCGGACGTAGACGAGCCGGACGATGTCGATGCTGACGATGACGAGGATGAGGAAGAGGGAGAAGAAATCATTTATCCGGAGGGTTTAACATTCGTGGTTGGTGGACCGGCGAAAGATTACACGCTGTATGATGTTACCAAAGGCATCTCGGCACGGCCTAGCTCCAGCCAAACGAAGCAACCGCAGTATAGTAATCATCGCAAGCAGAGCCATCATCGGCCACGGGCCTCAACATCGACGTCATCGACATACCGGAAACCGCATCAGGcgcatcagcatcatcaccatcatcaccaccaccatcatcattccTATGCTGCAGCGACGGAAGCGACCAGCTCGGTGGCTAGCACGACGACCACCGGTAAGAATGCAACGAACGGTAGCACTCGCCATAGCCgaatgcagcaacagcagcatcagcgcAGTTCGTCCTCCAGCTGTGATACCTCACCGACGCAGAGCGAATGCAGTGATGTGCAGGAGGTAGTACTTGCCATCAGAGCGGTCGGTCGAAACAATTTCCA AACAACTGAAAACCTTCTTCATCGTCTGTTTGTGTGCATTGCCGGTGTGGCTGATCAGCTGCAAACGAACTTTGCCGCTGATCTGAGAAAAATGCTAAAAAGCGTATTCATCATGAACTCATCACCGCCCGAACCAGAGGAACCCCCGGACGCGAACGCCAACGAGGAAGAATCAAAGGACAACCATCATAATCCGTCCGATTTGTTCGAGTTCCGCGCAAGCGAACAGGACGTGATAACGGCCGACCAGCAGAACCACAGCGGTGGCTCCAGTCAAAGCATCTACTCAGCCGAGGAAGCAAACCCCGAGCAGGATTCGGTATTTGCTTCGTCCGGCGATTCGTCACCCGTGCGCCGTACAACCAGCGTGGAGGGTCGTAACGTGACGGTGAACGTTTCCGTATCGGTCGTAGCCTCGTCACCGGGCGGTGGTGCTAGCAGTGGCCACAGCAGCACGGGCAGTGCTCGCACCGCCCAGGAACGTAGCGTTAGTTTAAGTGAAGCGTGCATCGTTGTCGAGGGAGGGAAAGCAACGGCCGGAACTCGTCGGCACAGTGCAAGCGGGTCCAAAAGCGACTATGGCCGTAGTCGCAGCAGTCCAAACAGTCCAACCAATAGCAATAGTAATAGCGGTTGTGGTAATCATCATGGCTCCggccacaccaccaccaccaccacaacatCCTCGTCTGGGCGAGATTTACACATAGAGCAACATCAGTCACAGCGAAGGATGCCAGAGGAGCCACCGAGGTGGATCCCAGACTGTGATGCACCACGGTGTATGTCTTGTGCGTCGGCTTTTACACCGTTTCGCAGAAGGCACCATTGCCGCAACTGTGGTGGGGTGTTCTGTGGCGTTTGTTCCAATCTATCGAAACCGCTACCAAAATATGGTCTGACAAAAGCAGTTCGCGTGTGCCGGGATTGCTATATTCACGAAGTTGGAGTGTAA